The sequence GGTCGGCGATTCGAAGAAGCGCCGGCGAAACCGGCCTGGGACTTCACCCCTCCATCAATTCGTCGAACTCGGGGAGAACGCCGTCGTCTTCGGTCTCCTCGTCCGTCCCGCCACCGTCCGCTGCCTCGTCGTTTTCCCCTTCGATGACTTCGACCGCCAGAACCTCGAGGGGAATGTTCTCGAGGCGCTGGCCGATCTCCTTGCGAGCGATGCGCGAGGCGTGCTCCTCGCGTTCTACGTTGAACACCGTCATCTCGAGTTCGAGGGCGACGAGACTCTCGTCGGCGGCCACGAAGGCGGGCTCGATTTCTTCGC is a genomic window of Halanaeroarchaeum sp. HSR-CO containing:
- a CDS encoding DUF555 domain-containing protein; protein product: MDCRVVVEAAVPVYDVESSDEAVRIAISKTGDMLNPDLNYVEINMGERHCPHCGEEIEPAFVAADESLVALELEMTVFNVEREEHASRIARKEIGQRLENIPLEVLAVEVIEGENDEAADGGGTDEETEDDGVLPEFDELMEG